In Microtus ochrogaster isolate Prairie Vole_2 chromosome 4, MicOch1.0, whole genome shotgun sequence, one genomic interval encodes:
- the Il17c gene encoding interleukin-17C has translation MATVIGTVMGLLLLAWLPSGMTHQDLPFRGNPRSHGTLRCYSAEELSRGQAPPHLLTRSARWEQALPVALVSTLEATGHRRQHERPLAGTQCPVLRPEEVLEADTHQRSISPWKYRIDTDQNRFPQKLAVAECLCRGCINAKTGRETAALNSVQLLQSLLVLRRQPCSQDGASDPTPGSFAFHTEFIRVPVGCTCVLPRSAQ, from the exons ATGGCTACTGTCATTGGCACTGTGATG GGTCTCCTGCTTCTAGCCTGGTTGCCTTCTGGGATGACCCACCAAGACCTCCCATTCCGGGGGAACCCCCGAAGCCATGGGACCCTGAGGTGCTATTCTGCTGAGGAGCTGTCTCGTGGCCAGGCTCCCCCACACCTGCTAACCCGAAGTGCCAGGTGGGAGCAGGCCCTCCCTGTGGCCCTGGTGTCCACTCTGGAGGCCACAGGCCACAGGAGACAGCATGAAAGACCTCTAGCTGGAACACAGTGCCCCGTACTGCGGCCAGAGGAGGTGCTGGAAGCTGACACCCACCAGCGCTCTATCTCACCATGGAAATATCG CATTGACACAGACCAGAACCGCTTCCCACAAAAGCTGGCGGTGGCAGAATGTCTGTGTCGTGGCTGCATCAACGCCAAGACGGGCCGGGAGACAGCCGCCCTGAACTCTGTGCAGCTGCTGCAGAGTCTGCTGGTGCTGCGGCGGCAGCCCTGCTCGCAAGACGGTGCCTCCGACCCTACACCAGGATCCTTCGCCTTCCACACCGAGTTCATCAGAGTGCCTGTTGGTTGCACCTGTGTTCTTCCCAGGTCTGCACAGTGA
- the LOC102001877 gene encoding cytochrome b-245 light chain, with amino-acid sequence MGQIEWAMWANEQALASGLILITGGIVATAGRFTQWYFGAYSIAAGVLICLLEYPRGKRKKGSTMERCGQKYLTAMVKLFGPLTRNYYVRAVLHFLLSVPAGFLLATILGTVCLVIASVIYLLAAIRGEQWTPIEPKPKERPQVGGTIKQPPTNPPPRPPVEVRKKPSVGEEEAGTAGGPQVNPIPVTDEVV; translated from the exons TTCTCATCACAGGGGGCATCGTGGCCACAGCTGGGCGCTTCACACAGTGGTACTTCGGTGCCTACTCTAT CGCTGCAGGTGTGCTCATTTGTCTGCTGGAGTACCCtcgagggaagaggaaaaagggctCCACCATGGAGCGGTG TGGACAGAAGTACCTGACCGCTATGGTAAAGCTGTTCGGGCCCCTCACAAGGAATTACTACGTCCGGGCTGTCCTCCACTTCCT GCTGTCAGTGCCTGCAGGCTTCCTGCTGGCCACTATCTTGGGGACTGTCTGCTTGGTCATTGCCAGTGTGATCTACCTGCTG gCAGCCATCCGGGGTGAGCAATGGACCCCCATTGAGCCCAAGCCCAAGGAGCGGCCCCAGGTCGGAGGCACCATCAAGCAGCCGCCCACCAACCCCCCACCCCGGCCACCAGTGGAGGTCCGCAAGAAGCCAAGTGtgggtgaggaggaggcaggcacgGCTGGAGGCCCCCAGGTCAACCCAATTCCAGTGACAGATGAGGTGGTGTGA